Proteins encoded together in one Streptomyces sp. NBC_01216 window:
- a CDS encoding helix-turn-helix transcriptional regulator, with translation MRAVRRAADVSQAEVASALGAADSTVAGWESGATTPDQEKLPALARVLDRDLDDLFPRDGLPDLTDLRCDAGLYRYETRAVIGTKSDGPVAGAEQGVRRLKERYVPLLAAAYGVTEDELMRAQDRSFGEADEDASEAEKVPETLAEKITLLLKRSYPGRTAPGDQEIADSVNAYAGSQVTSAEGIEALRTGKGDAPVPVVLEGLAQFFDVSKLYFEPNESVARQVYEGLRLMSAAKQGKVGRVRARGMSAEGLPADVLSILNDLASELDKKAGPGTNG, from the coding sequence GTGCGCGCTGTACGCCGAGCTGCGGACGTCTCGCAGGCCGAAGTGGCGTCGGCCCTCGGTGCTGCGGACTCGACTGTGGCGGGGTGGGAGTCGGGAGCGACGACACCCGATCAAGAGAAGCTGCCTGCTCTGGCCAGGGTGCTGGACCGGGACCTTGACGACCTGTTCCCGCGCGACGGCTTGCCCGATCTGACCGACCTGCGGTGCGACGCCGGCCTCTACCGGTACGAGACGCGGGCGGTCATCGGGACCAAAAGCGACGGGCCGGTGGCTGGAGCCGAACAGGGCGTCCGCCGGCTCAAGGAGCGGTACGTCCCTCTCCTGGCGGCTGCCTACGGCGTGACCGAGGACGAGCTGATGCGCGCCCAGGACCGGTCTTTCGGAGAGGCTGACGAGGACGCTTCCGAGGCCGAGAAGGTGCCGGAGACGCTGGCCGAGAAGATCACTCTCCTGCTGAAACGCTCCTACCCGGGCCGAACCGCTCCGGGTGATCAGGAGATCGCGGATTCGGTGAACGCCTACGCGGGCTCCCAGGTCACGTCAGCCGAGGGCATCGAGGCCCTACGAACGGGCAAGGGCGACGCGCCGGTGCCCGTGGTCCTCGAAGGTCTGGCCCAGTTCTTCGACGTCTCCAAGCTGTACTTCGAGCCGAATGAGTCCGTTGCCCGGCAGGTCTACGAAGGGCTCCGTCTCATGTCGGCGGCTAAGCAGGGCAAGGTGGGCAGAGTCCGGGCTCGCGGAATGAGCGCCGAGGGTCTGCCGGCCGACGTCCTCTCGATCCTGAACGATCTCGCCAGCGAGCTGGACAAGAAGGCCGGTCCAGGCACCAACGGCTAG
- a CDS encoding amidohydrolase family protein has protein sequence MLITGGRVLVDSGTYLEDGAVLIEGESISAVGPRAEIEERAGADVPRFEFDGTVVPGLIDAHVHLAFDGGPDPVSTLQGSTDEALFEDMRRRGEQLLHSGVTTVRDLGDRGGLALRLAAEINDRRTAGPRIVSAGTPATTVGGHCHFFGGEVSGETEIRALVRRNLAAGAGVIKAMVTGGGLTKDGPKSHQSQFTAEELAALVEEAHEAGVPVAAHAHGADGIASAVEAGVDTIEHCTWMSSDGLDYRPDVVQQIIAKDITVCPAVSPHWQMLPRFFGEDRARAMFDLVRQMADAGVRMIAGTDAGVQRAGFDGLVQALSFYSHLGLPNAMIIDMATSQAAAALGLGDITGKVVPGYRADLLLVDGDPLADLSALSAVRAVFASGLRHEPNSTER, from the coding sequence ATGCTGATCACCGGTGGACGAGTGCTCGTCGATTCAGGGACCTACCTGGAAGACGGCGCCGTTCTCATCGAGGGCGAGTCGATCTCTGCTGTCGGGCCGCGCGCGGAGATCGAGGAGCGGGCCGGGGCCGACGTGCCCCGGTTCGAGTTCGACGGAACCGTGGTGCCAGGACTCATCGACGCCCACGTTCATCTGGCCTTCGACGGCGGGCCTGATCCGGTGTCCACCCTCCAGGGCTCGACGGATGAAGCCCTCTTCGAGGACATGCGGCGCCGCGGCGAACAACTCCTGCACAGTGGCGTCACGACCGTCCGCGATCTCGGTGACCGCGGCGGCCTGGCCCTTCGTCTGGCTGCCGAGATCAACGATCGCCGTACGGCGGGACCGAGGATTGTCTCTGCGGGCACCCCGGCGACCACCGTGGGTGGGCACTGCCACTTCTTTGGCGGCGAAGTCTCCGGCGAGACCGAGATCCGGGCACTCGTACGGCGCAACCTCGCGGCCGGGGCCGGGGTCATCAAGGCGATGGTCACCGGTGGCGGTCTGACGAAGGACGGCCCCAAGAGTCATCAGTCGCAGTTCACGGCGGAGGAACTGGCCGCTCTGGTCGAGGAAGCCCACGAGGCGGGCGTGCCCGTCGCAGCACATGCCCACGGTGCCGACGGCATCGCCTCCGCCGTCGAGGCAGGCGTCGACACCATCGAGCACTGCACCTGGATGTCGAGCGATGGCCTGGACTACCGGCCCGACGTAGTCCAGCAGATCATCGCGAAGGACATCACCGTCTGCCCGGCCGTAAGCCCCCACTGGCAGATGCTCCCGCGCTTCTTCGGCGAGGACCGAGCCCGCGCGATGTTCGATTTGGTGCGGCAGATGGCCGATGCCGGGGTCCGCATGATCGCGGGGACGGACGCAGGAGTGCAGCGCGCCGGCTTCGACGGGCTAGTTCAGGCCTTGTCGTTCTATTCGCACCTGGGGCTGCCGAACGCCATGATCATCGACATGGCCACCTCGCAGGCCGCCGCCGCCCTGGGCCTGGGCGACATCACGGGGAAGGTCGTTCCCGGCTACCGAGCGGATCTCCTCCTGGTGGACGGCGACCCGCTCGCGGATCTCTCCGCACTGAGCGCCGTCCGGGCCGTGTTCGCCTCTGGCCTGCGCCACGAGCCGAACAGCACGGAGCGGTAG
- a CDS encoding transcriptional regulator — protein MSPATGCNPKVEIPSGPAERLAAQLSSMLPEAAVIQVRLQGPRTLWPHLGLTAVSARGRTLRVPRAKALTIARWIIRSFPQAGWAASGGHAFDLRTAELRGLEA, from the coding sequence ATGTCCCCTGCTACGGGCTGCAACCCGAAGGTGGAGATCCCTTCGGGCCCGGCCGAACGGCTGGCAGCGCAACTGTCGTCCATGCTGCCGGAGGCCGCTGTCATACAGGTGCGCCTTCAGGGGCCTCGGACCCTGTGGCCCCACCTCGGGCTGACCGCCGTCAGCGCCCGCGGACGGACCCTTCGTGTCCCCCGGGCGAAGGCGCTCACCATCGCCCGGTGGATCATCCGCTCGTTCCCGCAGGCCGGATGGGCGGCCTCCGGCGGGCATGCCTTCGACCTGCGGACCGCTGAACTGCGCGGGCTGGAAGCGTGA